The proteins below are encoded in one region of Planctopirus limnophila DSM 3776:
- a CDS encoding FAD-dependent oxidoreductase: MKLDTVIFGGGVAGLWLLDVLSRRGQHVVLFEAHELGSGQTIASQGILHGGLKYTLQGILTRSASQIREMPGIWRKALQGAPGLPSLKNTTIRSEFCYLWHTQSLSSRVGMLGARVGLAVTPEKLAANERPDCLAQVPGGVARLGEQVISPCSMIQDLFHQYRDRILKCDTDHLEFELDSPGEIKAIRVVDPQSGKELRLRPGHVVLTAGAGNAELRARAGLSTSAMQRRPLHMVLARGDLPELNGHCVDGAKTRVTITSDLTSQGECVWQIGGQVAEDGVGMEPVDLVAHAISEITDVLPGVSLKNTQWSTYRVDRAEGAVSGGARPENIQLLFAGNVTTGWPTKLVLAPVLAEELSQAIQSHEPEHRFDPSSLADWQRPLVAKPIWESQSDWLDYPVSSPVRHVA; encoded by the coding sequence ATGAAGCTGGATACAGTCATTTTTGGGGGCGGTGTTGCAGGCCTGTGGCTGCTGGATGTGCTCTCGCGAAGAGGGCAGCACGTGGTCCTTTTTGAAGCCCATGAACTGGGGTCGGGTCAGACGATTGCCTCTCAGGGAATTCTGCATGGCGGTCTGAAGTACACTTTGCAGGGCATTTTGACTCGATCAGCGAGTCAGATTCGTGAGATGCCCGGTATCTGGCGAAAAGCTCTTCAAGGGGCTCCCGGCTTACCTTCGCTGAAAAACACGACCATTCGCAGCGAATTTTGTTACCTGTGGCATACGCAGAGCCTTTCATCGAGAGTCGGTATGCTCGGAGCCCGAGTGGGTCTGGCTGTGACTCCCGAAAAACTCGCAGCTAATGAGAGGCCGGATTGCCTGGCGCAGGTACCTGGTGGTGTGGCTCGTCTGGGTGAGCAGGTGATTTCTCCCTGTTCGATGATTCAGGATCTCTTCCATCAGTACCGGGATCGAATCCTGAAGTGCGATACTGATCATTTAGAATTTGAACTTGATTCTCCCGGAGAGATTAAAGCCATCCGCGTGGTTGATCCGCAATCGGGAAAAGAATTGCGTTTGAGGCCCGGGCATGTGGTGCTGACTGCCGGTGCTGGCAATGCCGAACTTCGGGCACGTGCCGGATTGTCAACTTCGGCAATGCAGAGGCGCCCCTTGCACATGGTGCTGGCACGCGGCGACTTACCGGAACTTAATGGACATTGTGTGGATGGCGCGAAAACCCGGGTGACAATCACCTCTGACCTTACTTCTCAGGGGGAGTGTGTCTGGCAGATTGGTGGGCAGGTGGCCGAAGATGGTGTGGGTATGGAGCCCGTCGATCTGGTGGCTCACGCAATCTCGGAAATCACAGATGTTCTCCCCGGTGTTTCGCTCAAAAACACGCAGTGGTCCACGTATCGTGTTGATCGTGCTGAAGGGGCAGTTTCTGGCGGTGCACGTCCTGAGAATATTCAGTTGCTCTTTGCAGGGAATGTGACCACAGGCTGGCCAACCAAACTGGTGCTAGCTCCTGTCCTGGCTGAAGAGTTGTCGCAGGCGATTCAATCTCACGAGCCCGAGCATCGCTTTGACCCCTCTTCTCTGGCAGACTGGCAGCGACCTTTAGTGGCGAAACCCATCTGGGAGTCGCAGTCTGATTGGCTGGATTATCCCGTATCGTCGCCGGTGCGTCATGTTGCCTGA
- a CDS encoding NAD-dependent epimerase/dehydratase family protein, with amino-acid sequence MAKCLVTGGAGFIGSHMTRALLNAGHDVTILDNLSTGQEVNLRPFRDHPRFKLTIGSITDSVLLSEVMLGQEIVFHLAAAVGVKLVADDPVRTIQTNIYPTEELLRLAVQNRCRVFMASTSEVYGKNPKERWTEEDDLQFGPTSKPRWAYGCSKAIDEFLSLAYHRKYDLPVVIGRFFNVVGPHQIGHYGMVVPRFVDQALKGGPIVIYDDGSQVRCFGHVEEVVRSVIDLMHTPAAFGKVFNIGSDQPVSVRQLAERVIALVGRPCEIKHIPYTEAYGADFEDVQRRVPDLTRLESTLGRKPVRTLDDILKDIIQWKRSSDPGSA; translated from the coding sequence ATGGCGAAATGTCTCGTAACGGGTGGCGCCGGCTTCATTGGCAGCCACATGACCAGAGCGTTATTGAATGCCGGGCACGATGTCACCATTCTCGACAATCTTTCGACCGGGCAGGAAGTGAATCTACGCCCGTTTCGGGACCATCCGCGATTCAAGCTGACCATTGGTTCGATTACCGATTCTGTGCTCCTCTCCGAAGTCATGCTCGGCCAGGAGATTGTCTTTCATCTGGCAGCTGCCGTGGGAGTCAAACTGGTCGCTGATGACCCGGTTCGCACGATTCAGACCAATATCTACCCGACTGAGGAGTTACTTCGGCTGGCGGTTCAGAACCGATGCCGGGTCTTTATGGCTTCCACCAGTGAAGTCTATGGCAAGAACCCTAAAGAGCGTTGGACCGAAGAAGACGATCTCCAGTTCGGCCCCACCTCCAAACCACGCTGGGCTTATGGCTGCTCTAAGGCGATTGATGAATTTCTCTCGCTGGCTTACCACCGAAAGTACGACCTGCCTGTCGTGATTGGCCGTTTTTTTAACGTCGTTGGGCCGCATCAGATTGGGCATTATGGCATGGTTGTCCCACGCTTTGTCGATCAGGCACTCAAGGGTGGCCCGATTGTCATTTATGACGATGGTTCACAGGTTCGCTGTTTTGGCCATGTTGAAGAAGTGGTTCGCAGCGTGATCGATTTAATGCACACGCCGGCAGCCTTCGGGAAAGTTTTCAATATCGGTAGCGATCAGCCAGTGAGTGTTCGTCAGCTGGCGGAAAGAGTGATCGCCCTTGTCGGACGGCCTTGCGAAATCAAGCACATTCCCTACACAGAAGCTTACGGGGCAGACTTTGAAGATGTTCAACGTCGTGTTCCAGACCTGACGCGACTGGAATCCACGCTGGGCAGAAAACCCGTCCGCACACTGGATGATATCCTCAAGGACATCATTCAGTGGAAGCGGAGTAGTGACCCAGGTTCTGCCTGA
- a CDS encoding ArnT family glycosyltransferase produces MTSLPPLDPPKTNGSGEFNTPAEPYLFDAAEDLSPLLKQGRSIEPLVIAIAFLALLQPLSLASPDVEGSAWMLRAVSLANSENSSEWLIPGISEKLPARFLPPGITWLQACFLKQFGVQNYWYLPLISYLAGACGIWWSWRLVRLLADSRMALIMVVMLSVHGQLFRIVGSAAPWALCWALTIAALLLFSLHLKKSPTFWSWRLVASGVLVGVAILCGGILPLALIGPVGLACGLLTQIPDPRSAYTASPPAPTLATRGVWGTAVVLLIGGILGGWWILFTTISWGWPAFQSWFTGQFVPTETTSELLTLHDFVATSARLKARHTWLVWTAPLIGWQILGVLVLVNWKGHRWPESMTQFVRPWLIMTMAIGLAGWGFVIIQDNEQQLSLNMWQTILLFSTTMLAVIGLESILRRETRGRALAMLSIMTAMWCVWGIYQNRHIRFTMATASLFLLFFAVAAGLIWWRTIQLHYEAQRRRVIKIVIASLLAIQFVWGYVMLERPQEDVACLQAFTKVLSSVAAADSVCIVSPQGVVPPQIELAARVAQPQARISIQAEACEFTDSSPTASHLVVEWSRRDRKGVFRGPTGHMVESINEPLRFRGRRLLIWQIRPQNSGVSQTTSRLD; encoded by the coding sequence ATGACGTCATTGCCACCCCTTGATCCACCAAAGACCAACGGTTCCGGTGAATTCAACACCCCAGCCGAACCTTACCTGTTCGATGCAGCGGAAGATCTGTCACCGCTGCTCAAACAGGGCCGCTCGATTGAGCCACTGGTCATTGCGATTGCCTTTCTGGCACTTCTTCAACCTCTCTCGTTGGCATCTCCCGATGTCGAAGGTTCCGCCTGGATGCTCAGAGCCGTCTCTCTGGCGAATTCAGAAAATTCCAGCGAGTGGCTCATTCCCGGAATATCCGAAAAACTTCCAGCTCGCTTTTTACCCCCTGGAATCACCTGGCTACAGGCATGTTTTCTGAAACAGTTCGGGGTGCAGAACTACTGGTATCTGCCACTCATCTCGTACCTGGCCGGTGCCTGCGGCATCTGGTGGAGCTGGCGCCTCGTTCGACTTCTGGCCGATTCCCGCATGGCGCTGATCATGGTTGTCATGCTTTCGGTGCATGGTCAACTTTTCCGGATTGTGGGAAGCGCTGCGCCCTGGGCACTTTGCTGGGCATTAACGATTGCCGCACTTTTGCTGTTCAGCCTGCATTTGAAAAAGTCACCCACATTCTGGTCATGGCGGTTAGTGGCCTCAGGAGTGCTGGTGGGCGTTGCCATCCTGTGCGGAGGCATCCTGCCACTGGCACTGATCGGCCCTGTAGGTTTAGCTTGCGGACTGCTCACCCAGATTCCTGATCCCAGATCGGCTTATACCGCTTCACCGCCAGCCCCCACGCTGGCCACTCGCGGTGTCTGGGGAACGGCCGTGGTGCTGTTGATTGGGGGAATCCTCGGCGGCTGGTGGATTTTATTCACCACAATTTCCTGGGGATGGCCCGCATTTCAAAGCTGGTTCACGGGACAATTCGTTCCTACAGAGACAACCTCAGAACTCCTGACTCTTCATGATTTTGTTGCCACTTCTGCCCGCTTAAAAGCCCGGCACACATGGCTGGTGTGGACGGCCCCTTTAATTGGCTGGCAGATTCTCGGGGTGCTGGTCCTCGTGAATTGGAAAGGGCATCGCTGGCCAGAGTCTATGACACAGTTCGTCAGACCCTGGTTGATCATGACAATGGCGATTGGCCTGGCAGGCTGGGGGTTCGTGATCATTCAGGATAATGAGCAACAACTCTCACTGAACATGTGGCAAACGATTCTGTTGTTTTCCACCACCATGCTGGCAGTCATTGGACTGGAATCCATTCTCAGGCGCGAAACACGGGGCAGGGCACTGGCGATGCTCTCGATCATGACCGCCATGTGGTGTGTCTGGGGGATTTACCAGAATCGGCATATTCGATTCACCATGGCGACCGCCTCTCTGTTTCTATTGTTCTTCGCGGTGGCGGCAGGTCTCATCTGGTGGCGCACGATTCAGTTGCATTACGAAGCCCAGCGAAGACGGGTGATTAAAATCGTAATCGCATCACTTCTGGCGATACAGTTTGTGTGGGGGTACGTCATGCTGGAGCGTCCTCAAGAAGATGTCGCGTGCCTGCAGGCGTTCACAAAGGTTCTGAGTTCTGTTGCTGCGGCTGATTCCGTCTGCATTGTTTCACCTCAAGGTGTCGTCCCACCTCAGATCGAGCTGGCGGCACGAGTGGCACAACCTCAAGCCAGAATTTCCATTCAAGCTGAGGCTTGTGAGTTCACAGACAGCTCTCCCACGGCCAGCCACCTGGTTGTGGAATGGAGTCGTCGTGATCGCAAAGGTGTCTTCCGCGGTCCGACCGGGCATATGGTGGAATCGATCAACGAACCACTCCGCTTCCGTGGTCGCAGGCTGCTCATCTGGCAGATCCGTCCTCAAAACTCAGGGGTCTCACAGACAACAAGTAGATTGGATTAG
- a CDS encoding glycosyltransferase family 9 protein codes for MLADDFWEQHPPRRLLFIKPSALGDVVQALPLARAAKERWPDVTIGWVIAAGLRRVVQLSPWIDEIYEFHRGAGLWSFLKLCRELRSRDFDSVIDLQGLLRTGVMTLSTGSANRIGLQTSREGSSWAYHAMVDQTSRQIPAHARYWKMAEAWGVSTRYTTPSIVVPQSDQQLVESWLESLPRPLIGIQPGTRWVTKSWPVESFAQVAMELAEQTQGSLIILGAPDETQLTGKCSELIGSVNPQVKMIDLGGKSSLPQLASLLSRLNVLVCNDSGPMHLAAEMQTPVTAVFTCTDPVQSGPPGSIHQLISTKLPCRAGYHKHCPMTGDNHLACFRDVTVQQVASAAMKILSSH; via the coding sequence TTGCTTGCTGATGATTTCTGGGAACAACATCCGCCTCGCCGTTTGCTGTTCATCAAACCCAGTGCTCTGGGAGACGTCGTTCAAGCCTTGCCATTAGCGAGAGCTGCCAAAGAACGCTGGCCCGATGTGACGATCGGCTGGGTGATTGCCGCGGGTTTACGCCGCGTGGTGCAGCTTTCTCCTTGGATCGATGAGATTTATGAATTTCACCGAGGAGCCGGTCTCTGGTCGTTTCTAAAGTTATGCCGTGAACTGCGAAGTCGTGATTTTGATTCAGTCATCGATCTGCAAGGTCTACTCCGTACCGGAGTCATGACTTTGTCCACAGGTTCTGCCAACCGTATTGGCTTGCAGACGAGTCGCGAAGGCTCTTCCTGGGCTTATCATGCGATGGTTGATCAAACCTCTCGTCAGATCCCGGCACATGCCCGATATTGGAAAATGGCCGAGGCTTGGGGAGTTTCGACTCGTTATACGACGCCGTCAATCGTGGTTCCGCAAAGTGATCAGCAACTCGTCGAGAGCTGGCTGGAGAGTTTGCCCAGGCCGCTGATTGGCATTCAGCCGGGAACTCGTTGGGTCACAAAATCGTGGCCCGTCGAGAGCTTTGCTCAAGTGGCGATGGAGCTGGCCGAACAGACGCAAGGGAGCCTTATAATTCTGGGTGCCCCTGATGAAACTCAACTTACGGGGAAGTGCTCTGAACTGATCGGCTCAGTCAACCCACAAGTGAAGATGATCGATCTGGGAGGAAAATCCAGTCTACCACAATTGGCGAGTTTACTGTCGCGACTGAATGTCCTCGTCTGTAATGATTCCGGGCCGATGCATCTGGCCGCGGAAATGCAGACACCGGTCACAGCAGTTTTCACCTGCACAGATCCCGTGCAGTCCGGCCCACCGGGAAGCATCCATCAATTGATCTCCACGAAACTTCCCTGCCGGGCGGGCTATCACAAACATTGCCCGATGACAGGTGATAACCATCTGGCCTGTTTTCGTGATGTCACTGTTCAGCAGGTGGCCTCCGCAGCGATGAAGATCCTGAGTTCGCATTGA
- a CDS encoding ABC transporter permease, whose product MSIFQIAWKSLSQRSLASFLTGLSVALGVMLMVAVMILYGVIASTFQQSSIGYDLVVGPKGSPLQLVLSSIYRVSPPIENLPFRFYKDLQKDPRVEQAIPIALGDTTEEGSFPIVGTVPEYFSIPFANNREFAVRGTFLRKPFDAVIGAKVAATNGWKEGSQFRMIHGGADTGHVHDEKFTVVGILAPTGTPNDRSVFVNLDGFYQIQGHDKPFDEAIKREREFYGLAPLEPEVLAEEVRKLEKRYGGHDHHNHAPGEEHFHDVPMIQKEVTAILVTTKTLMAAGLMEGEFKKGFKAQATNPIRPMNQLLTDILGNIRILLMVLTGLIIIVSGVGIFVSIYSSLQERRREIAIMRALGARRETIFGIIITESLLLCLGGGIAGLILGHLLVLAAAPVVTARTGILINGFAFQAMEWLLLPALAILGVIVGYIPAVSAYRTDVASNLNPS is encoded by the coding sequence ATGAGTATCTTTCAGATCGCCTGGAAGAGTCTGAGTCAGCGTTCGCTGGCTTCATTTCTCACGGGTTTATCAGTGGCGTTGGGTGTCATGCTGATGGTGGCAGTCATGATTCTCTATGGAGTCATCGCTTCGACCTTTCAGCAGTCGTCGATTGGATACGATCTGGTTGTCGGGCCAAAGGGGAGCCCGCTGCAACTCGTACTCAGTTCGATTTATCGAGTCAGCCCACCGATCGAGAATCTGCCCTTCCGCTTCTACAAAGATCTGCAGAAAGATCCTCGTGTCGAACAGGCCATTCCAATTGCGTTAGGGGATACTACAGAAGAAGGGTCCTTCCCGATTGTTGGCACAGTCCCTGAGTACTTCTCAATTCCCTTTGCGAATAATCGAGAATTTGCCGTCCGTGGGACGTTTCTCCGCAAGCCTTTTGATGCGGTGATTGGCGCCAAAGTCGCAGCGACCAACGGCTGGAAAGAAGGTTCTCAATTCCGCATGATCCACGGCGGGGCGGATACCGGGCATGTCCACGATGAAAAGTTCACTGTCGTCGGCATTCTGGCACCGACAGGAACGCCGAATGACCGCTCCGTCTTTGTGAATCTCGATGGCTTCTATCAGATTCAAGGGCACGACAAACCCTTTGATGAAGCCATTAAACGAGAACGGGAATTTTATGGACTGGCACCTTTAGAACCTGAAGTACTGGCCGAAGAAGTTCGCAAACTTGAAAAACGTTACGGCGGACACGATCACCATAATCATGCCCCCGGCGAGGAGCATTTTCATGATGTTCCCATGATTCAGAAGGAAGTGACAGCCATTCTTGTCACCACGAAAACACTCATGGCGGCAGGTCTTATGGAAGGGGAATTCAAGAAGGGATTCAAAGCTCAGGCCACCAACCCCATCCGTCCGATGAACCAGCTTTTGACGGATATTCTTGGCAATATCCGCATTCTCCTGATGGTGCTCACTGGGCTGATTATTATTGTTTCGGGAGTAGGGATCTTCGTGAGTATCTACTCATCGCTCCAGGAACGAAGGCGAGAAATTGCTATCATGCGGGCCTTGGGGGCTCGAAGGGAAACGATTTTTGGCATCATTATTACCGAGTCACTACTGCTCTGCCTTGGAGGCGGTATTGCCGGGCTGATTCTTGGTCATCTGCTGGTTCTGGCGGCAGCTCCCGTGGTGACAGCCAGGACGGGAATATTGATCAATGGATTTGCCTTCCAGGCCATGGAATGGTTACTACTCCCTGCACTGGCAATTTTAGGTGTGATTGTCGGGTATATTCCCGCTGTCTCGGCCTATCGGACCGATGTGGCTTCGAACCTGAATCCTTCGTAG
- a CDS encoding ABC transporter ATP-binding protein — translation MSLILNQIRKAYVTPTGAAQVILDIPAFSLDQGEQVALVGTSGSGKTTLLNVAAGITTPDSGTVTVGGVEITRMLEPVRDRFRSERIGYVFQTFNLLGAFTALENVLLGMSFSSQPANRHLAIELLGRVGLGDRLHYRPSQLSVGQQQRVSVARALAKTPRLLLADEPTANVDGPNQQAILELMQTTCRENNVTLLLVTHTSEVASQFSRVERLASFNQAATSTSTPYSMGVN, via the coding sequence ATGTCGCTGATTCTCAACCAGATTCGCAAGGCGTATGTCACGCCCACAGGTGCTGCGCAAGTGATTCTCGATATTCCAGCCTTTTCGCTGGATCAGGGAGAACAGGTGGCACTGGTCGGGACGAGTGGCAGTGGCAAGACGACTCTGCTGAATGTGGCTGCCGGCATTACGACACCCGATTCAGGAACGGTCACTGTCGGTGGGGTTGAGATTACCCGAATGCTCGAACCAGTTCGGGATCGTTTTCGATCGGAACGGATTGGTTATGTCTTCCAGACATTTAATCTTTTGGGAGCCTTCACCGCACTCGAAAATGTTCTATTGGGAATGAGTTTTTCCTCCCAGCCTGCCAATCGTCATCTGGCAATCGAGTTACTGGGGCGCGTCGGGCTGGGAGATCGTCTGCATTACCGGCCATCGCAGCTTTCTGTGGGCCAGCAGCAGCGGGTTTCAGTGGCTCGTGCATTGGCAAAAACGCCGCGGCTGCTCTTGGCTGACGAACCGACAGCCAACGTCGACGGGCCCAATCAACAGGCCATTCTGGAACTGATGCAAACCACTTGCCGCGAGAACAATGTCACCTTGCTGCTGGTGACACATACGTCAGAAGTCGCCAGCCAATTCAGCCGCGTCGAACGACTTGCCAGTTTTAATCAGGCCGCAACCTCGACATCGACACCGTACAGCATGGGAGTCAACTGA
- a CDS encoding MATE family efflux transporter: MASTERLVNQPQPGSMRELLMIAIPMVISAGSQSLMHIIDRIYLTWHHVDEVAAALPAGIIFWAVLSIFHGMGSYVNTFVAQYEGAVRPDRVAATMWQGFYFALISGGLLMLLAPFSGMFFAMVGHDVEIQRHESTYLSILLLGGVPTVLATILGTFFTGRGKTTVVMFVNVVSVAFNAVLDYAFIFGWGPIPEMGIAGGALTDVIANITTCVALGGLLFWPSIASRYQFWKHHGFDRELTLRMLYYGFPVGLLLLIDVSGWAFFMNAIGWLGKAEQVATNLAFNLNTLAFIPVIGLGIAVSTLVGMRITEGRPDLAARTTWLAVGLSVGYILFCSGIYLFLPQLLLAPYEWKAHGEDFAEVKVVVIQLLWFVAAYSFFDTLAIVFGSAIRGAGDTRFSMIFTLICVLALLIAPTVILFGWYKPTLSMCWAYCSVYIMVMGLGFMFRFLGGKWKSMRVVEPDLVGGGIHASLHTPPVTVLEVEPVSSV, encoded by the coding sequence GTGGCCAGCACCGAACGTCTGGTCAACCAGCCTCAGCCCGGCTCCATGCGTGAACTGTTGATGATTGCCATCCCGATGGTGATCAGTGCCGGTTCTCAATCGCTGATGCACATTATTGACCGTATTTATCTGACTTGGCACCACGTTGATGAAGTTGCTGCGGCTCTTCCTGCGGGGATCATTTTCTGGGCAGTCCTCTCGATTTTTCATGGTATGGGCTCCTATGTGAATACTTTCGTGGCGCAGTATGAAGGTGCTGTCAGGCCGGATCGTGTCGCCGCTACCATGTGGCAAGGCTTTTATTTTGCTTTGATCAGCGGCGGATTGCTGATGCTGCTCGCTCCATTTTCGGGCATGTTCTTCGCAATGGTTGGTCATGATGTTGAAATTCAAAGGCATGAATCGACCTATCTGTCGATACTTCTGCTGGGAGGAGTTCCGACCGTTCTGGCGACGATTCTAGGGACTTTTTTCACTGGTCGCGGCAAGACCACTGTCGTCATGTTCGTCAACGTCGTCAGTGTCGCCTTTAACGCCGTGCTCGATTATGCGTTTATCTTTGGGTGGGGCCCAATTCCAGAAATGGGGATCGCTGGCGGTGCACTGACAGATGTCATCGCCAACATCACGACCTGTGTCGCACTTGGCGGGTTATTGTTCTGGCCTTCGATTGCCAGTCGCTATCAGTTCTGGAAGCATCACGGATTTGACCGGGAGTTGACGCTCCGCATGCTCTATTACGGATTTCCCGTCGGCTTGCTGCTCCTGATCGATGTCTCTGGCTGGGCGTTTTTTATGAATGCGATTGGCTGGCTGGGCAAAGCCGAACAGGTGGCGACCAATCTGGCTTTCAATTTGAACACATTGGCTTTCATTCCTGTGATTGGCCTGGGGATTGCTGTTTCGACTTTGGTAGGTATGCGGATTACCGAAGGTCGGCCAGATCTCGCAGCAAGAACCACCTGGCTGGCTGTCGGACTTTCTGTGGGATACATCCTCTTTTGCAGCGGAATTTATCTGTTTCTTCCCCAGCTTCTATTGGCGCCTTACGAATGGAAGGCCCATGGGGAAGACTTTGCCGAAGTGAAGGTTGTCGTCATTCAATTGCTGTGGTTTGTGGCAGCTTATTCATTTTTCGACACGCTGGCGATTGTGTTTGGATCTGCCATTCGCGGTGCCGGAGATACTCGATTTTCGATGATCTTCACTCTGATATGCGTCCTGGCATTGTTGATTGCTCCCACGGTGATTCTTTTTGGCTGGTACAAACCCACGTTGTCGATGTGCTGGGCGTATTGCTCGGTGTACATCATGGTGATGGGCTTAGGCTTCATGTTTCGTTTCCTGGGGGGGAAATGGAAATCGATGAGAGTGGTGGAACCTGATCTGGTGGGTGGCGGGATCCATGCTTCCCTTCACACGCCACCTGTGACTGTGCTGGAAGTTGAGCCCGTCTCTTCGGTCTGA
- a CDS encoding sugar nucleotide-binding protein has translation MQEILIVGSETMVGHNWLKGSKIHDPEGSHEVSVVGLPLNAPASRLQEIIRESNSRNPGTSIVRRVVHCGGAGENGWAIGTSTPFISTQHVSDWARACHELHLPMTLISSDAIFTGPWMFHPENSESICPSPAATHLRELEAAVLDASAGHLVVRTHPFGWHHKKGWLEQCLGALSKQSPIDMETTRHASPIYVRDLISMIQRAWAGGLSGIYHISGAERISCAQFVHRLAHVFQLEAQRMRPLHPLEVRVSRFAAGETSLQTRKIRRALGISMPMFMDSLYALRKEAEAQNFLNQEMIAA, from the coding sequence ATGCAGGAGATACTTATTGTCGGTTCTGAGACAATGGTCGGTCATAACTGGCTCAAAGGATCAAAGATTCATGATCCTGAGGGATCGCATGAAGTCTCAGTGGTGGGCCTGCCATTAAATGCTCCTGCCAGCCGCCTGCAGGAAATCATCCGTGAGAGCAATTCGCGAAATCCCGGGACAAGCATCGTTCGGCGTGTCGTGCATTGCGGTGGTGCAGGAGAAAATGGCTGGGCGATTGGCACCAGCACGCCGTTCATCAGCACACAGCATGTCAGTGACTGGGCCAGAGCCTGCCATGAATTGCATCTGCCAATGACCTTGATCTCTTCAGATGCCATCTTCACAGGCCCGTGGATGTTTCATCCAGAGAACAGTGAGTCGATTTGCCCGTCACCAGCGGCAACTCATCTGCGTGAATTGGAAGCCGCCGTCCTCGACGCATCAGCTGGCCACCTGGTCGTACGCACCCATCCCTTCGGGTGGCACCATAAAAAAGGCTGGCTGGAGCAATGCCTCGGGGCTTTATCGAAGCAGTCTCCCATCGATATGGAAACTACGAGACATGCTTCGCCAATTTATGTCCGCGATCTGATCTCGATGATTCAGCGTGCCTGGGCTGGCGGACTGAGTGGGATTTACCATATTTCCGGAGCCGAGCGGATCAGTTGTGCCCAGTTTGTCCATCGGTTGGCACATGTCTTCCAACTGGAAGCGCAACGCATGCGGCCCCTTCATCCCCTGGAAGTTCGGGTATCGCGATTTGCAGCTGGCGAGACTTCCCTGCAGACGCGAAAAATTCGTCGGGCTCTGGGAATCTCCATGCCAATGTTCATGGACAGCCTCTATGCCCTTCGTAAGGAAGCAGAAGCTCAGAATTTCCTGAATCAGGAGATGATTGCCGCCTGA
- a CDS encoding GNAT family N-acetyltransferase encodes MQYYKRYRMELDLVQQPIESPVLPENYLWLPWQADRLEVHASVKSQSFRHEVDSHVFPCLADYYGCLRLMQEIALQRTFCPQATWLVGCQSADHGIIECGTIQGICPSDYLGSIQNVGVIPGHRRLGIGKALVLKSIEGFRAAGRKRATLEVTATNFSAVELYRSLGFCITRTMYREAVDDSLLST; translated from the coding sequence GTGCAGTATTACAAGCGTTACCGCATGGAATTGGATCTGGTTCAGCAGCCAATTGAATCACCGGTATTGCCAGAGAATTATCTATGGCTGCCGTGGCAGGCTGATCGACTTGAAGTCCATGCCAGTGTGAAGTCGCAATCTTTTCGACATGAAGTCGACTCTCACGTTTTTCCTTGTCTGGCGGATTATTACGGCTGCCTGCGACTGATGCAGGAGATCGCTCTTCAACGAACTTTCTGCCCCCAGGCGACGTGGCTGGTCGGTTGTCAATCGGCCGATCATGGGATTATCGAATGCGGCACGATTCAGGGAATCTGCCCGTCCGATTATCTGGGTTCGATTCAGAATGTGGGAGTGATTCCCGGACATCGCCGCTTGGGGATTGGCAAGGCTCTGGTACTCAAGAGTATTGAAGGCTTTCGCGCAGCTGGGCGTAAACGCGCGACTCTGGAAGTGACTGCCACCAATTTCTCTGCTGTCGAACTTTATCGTTCTCTGGGCTTTTGTATTACTCGCACCATGTATCGGGAAGCGGTCGACGACTCTCTCTTAAGCACCTGA